The genomic segment CGGCACAGTGGATCTGCTGGACATTAGAGGAACTATGAATGTGTACACCAAGGCGGATTCCACCTTGGCATTCCGAACCTGCTCCTTTACCGGTGCGATGAATTTCAACAGCTATGGGGAGCAGAGCGGAAAGCTGACTCTGACGAATGTTGACGGTGAAGCTATAAGCTTCAATGAAGACATAAATGGCCCATTGTTCAACATGTTTGGAGGCAACGTTGCATTTGATGTGGGCAGTCATAATAATTTACCGTTTTATACAAAGTACAATATGTCCGGCGGAACGCTCTATTTAAAAGCATTCTATCTTCCCACGAACTTTGTACTCACCGGCGGGACTTTGATCAATGATGTTATGTTTGACTGGGGTGGACCTGCGAGAAATGCAGCAGGACAGGAACTGCACAATTACACGGTTACTCTGCCGGATATCACCGCTCCCACAGCCATTACCCAGATGGGCGGCTCTGCCTGGTCAGGACTCTATACGGACGAAACAGGCGAGGTCACCCTGTGGACACCGGAGACATTCACTACCAATGACGAGGTATATTACTTCTATACTGCAGATACCTGCTACAAGCTGTTCATGGAAAATTCCGAGATCGTCGTTGAAAAGCTGGATGCAGCAGTACATACTGTAACCTTCAATATGCCGGACGGTTCTACCCGTTTGATTCAGATTTATGACGGTGGCAACGTGGAGCTGCCCGCAGTGCCGGAGGGCTGTACTGTTGCATACTCCACTGAGGACGGCGAATTTGACGGACAGAACATCACCAAGGACTATACAGTCAATGTTCAGCAGTTTTGCCCGATCGTCATTGACGGTGTGGTTCAGGAGCCGGTGCTTTATGGCACGGTGTTTACCTTGCCGGATGGACAGGGTTACGCAGATCAGAACGGCAAGGTCTACACGGAACGTCTGGTGATACAGGAGCCTATGACCTTGTATACGGTTAAGGCAGCGGTGAAGGAAAATGAATCCTACGTTGCGATTGAAAACCAGGAGGATATCCGGGCATATAATGCGCTGCTGGACAAAGGCGTCAGTGCGAATGCGCTGCTGCTGAACGATGTGACCATGCCTTCGGATCTTATAATCGGCAATGGGAACAATGCATACACTGCAACCTTTGACGGGAACGGGTATATCATGACGGTGGCATATACGGATGAAAGCGCAAATGCAGCAGCACCCTTTGGCGTTCTTGGTAGCAGTGGTGTGATCCGTAATTTGCACGTAGATGGTGAAGTGATTGCAGTTACAAACGCAGGCGGAATTGCTTTGTCTGCTAATAATAACGCAAGGATTGAAAACTGCACCAGTAGTGTGAATGTTAAGCTGCTGGGTAACAGCACACAATCCGGATCCAGTATTATAGCGGTACAAGCAGGTGGCTTTGTGGGCGGTTCGGATACCGGAGTGTACTTTACCAACTGCCTGTTTGACGGAACGGTGACCCACGCAAGCGTGGAGAACAGTCTGGCATATCTGGCAGGATTTTCTGGCTATGCAACTAATGGTTCTAATTTTACCAATTGCCTGATGCTTGGTACGGTGCAGGGGAACGAGGGAGATGAAACCTCTGCGTTTTATGGACGTGGCAGAACAAGTACGCTGGAAGCATATTACGACTCCAGTCTGACATTTACCAGAGAGCAGGGTAATGGACTGACTGAGGAGCAGCTTTCCGGCGGCGAAGCGGCTTATCGGCTGGGAGAAGCCTGGGGGCAGGTACTGGGTCAGGAAAGCAGACCTCGGGTAGGTGGTTCCAGAGTGTACCAGATCAATGTGTATGCGGACTGCAAGGCAGATACCGTACCCACTACCGCTTATTCCAATACCAATGCGGACATTCGCCCGGCACATCAGTATCAAGACGATAAGTGCAGCGTATGTGGTAACTTTGAGGACGGCATCGGCGCGCAGCTGCTGGGTAACAGCCTGACCATCGACAACAGTGCAATCCGGTTGAACGTGTATATGGGGCTGGACGAATCCGTTCAGAACCCGGAAGAAACCTACATGCAGTTTACCACACCGGATGGTAAGGTAGAAAAGCAGTATCTGCGTGATGCAACGCTCAATACGGACGGCAGCTATACCTTCTATTGCATGGTACCGGCACAGTACATCCACGAGAAATACACGGTACAGATATTCGCAGCCAAGGGAGAGGGTAAGATTTATCACTGCTCCGTTGAGGAATATCTGAACACAATCCTGGAAAACAAGGACAACAATGCGGAATACGCCGCTGCCGCAGACCTGGTTCAGGCATTATCTAACTACGGTACTTATGCAAAGGCATACTTTGATCCGGATGCGGATCCGATTCCCATGACGGAGGAAATGGAGCAGTTATCCATTCCGGACTGTCGGCCCAATACGCTGAACGATCTGCCGGAGGGCATCTCCTACTACGGCTTTAGTCTGGTGCTGAATTCCCAGGTGACCATGCGTCATTACTTTGTTGTGGAGGATCCCGCCCTTGCAGAGCAATATAACATGAAGCTCAGAAGCGGCAAGTACTACATGATTGAAGTGGATTACAGCATGTCCGAGCTGCGGACGGACAAACTCATCCGTGTGGGAGACTGGAGCATTACTTGTATGCCGTTAAGCTATGTACAGGCAGCGTGCGAGCAGTCTAAAGATGAAAAACTGATCGCACTGGTAAAATCCCTTTACCTGTATGATAATGAGGTATACACCTACAATCTGAATAAAGGAGGGGAATAAGCATGAAGGAAGCGTACAGCAAGCCGGAACTGGAAATCGTGGAGTTTGCATGTGACGATGTGATCACCACAAGCGATCCGTTTGATCCGGACGAAAACGAACTGCCGGTATTCAAGTAATACCAGCCAACAAAGAAAGCGCCTCATTTGAGGCGCTTTCTTTTTTCCAAACAGCCGGAACAGGTCTGCATGCACCTGCGCCGGCTGTTTATTTATGCGGATTCTCCGTTGGTGAGGGTGATGAAATCCCCGTTGGCATAGCCAAGCTGTCCATCGTAGGACACCACATACCAGTTTTCCACCGCCCCGTAGATCTGAACGGCGCTGCCGTCCGGAATGCTGCCAAGAATGCTGCCTTCCATAGAAGGATATCCACGCAGATTCAGGGCGGAACCGTCTGCCGTGACGATGCCGGTACGGATGCCGGAGGGCTCGTTGAAGGGAATGCCGAAATAATCCGCCAGGGACTGGGCAATATTGGCGGCTATGGGCTGCAGATTTCCTTTGATCCAGGCTGCATCCTCCGGATTGTCGTGATAACCGACCTCCGCCAGCACTGCAACTGCTCTGGTCTGGGTTACCTCCCCAAGACTTGTGGTGGCAAGCGCATTGCTCCGCTGGGGCAGGGGATAGATGCTCTTGAAATTGTTTGCCATAATAGTTGCCAGCCGTTCGCTGTTGTAGCTGACCGGGGAATAGTACACATCAATACCCCGGAGCTGTCCTGCCAGGGATTCCGGTGCTGCATTGGTGTGCAGTGCCAGATGCACATCATAGTATCCGGCGTTGGAATCCCGGATCGCGCCGAGTACGTTCCGGTCCGGATCGTTCCGTACAAAGGATATGCCGCTGGCAAGCAGATAGGGCTCCAGGGCATCCGCCAGCAGATTCATATACTGCTCTTCGTTTCCGCCGTTTACATAGGTATTCCACTCCTGGGTGGACGGACTTAAAAAAATACGGGGCATAGTGTTCCTCCTCATGATGGCTGTATTCTATATGCATTCTATGCGTCGGAGCGGCTTTACAGAACCGGCATAACCTTGTCCGGTGCAGCATATAGTGTGACAGGAGGCGATGAGCATGCAGAAAGGAACAGGACTGAACCTTGGGCTTCGGTATGTGCCTGAGAGCACCGCCCAGGGAATCCGGCGGCTGCCGGAGCATCAGCAGGCGCAGATCCAGGAGATCCGGCTTCGGGTACAGCAACTGCCCCGGATCTATGACGGAAGAACGGAGCAGCCTCTGCCGGGTTGTGAACCGCTGCGGCAGGCGCAGCTTCAGGCGTGTCTGAAAACTGCCTGCGCCGATTCCTTGTACAGCTTTCAGCGAGAGCTATCCCAGGGCTTTGTCACGGTAGAAGGCGGCAACCGGATCGGGTTTTGCGGCAATGGGGTGATCCGGGACGGGGAAGTGGAAACCATCCGGTATGTGAGCAGTTTGAATATCCGGATTGCAAAACAGGTGCTTGGCTGCGGACAGGCTCTTTATGAGAAGCTTTTTGCACAGGGTCGGCAGAGTGTGCTGCTGCTGGGGCCTCCCGCCAGCGGCAAGACCACCATGCTTCGGGATTTATGCCGACTGCTTGGCAGCAGGTACCGGGTCAGCGTGGTAGACGAGCGTGGAGAATTGGCTGCATGCCGACAGGGGATTCCCACTCATGATCTTGGTGCCATGACGGATGTGTTTGACGGCTACCCCAAGGCACAGGGCATGCAAATCGCACTGCGTGTGATGACCCCGGATTACATTATCTGCGATGAGTTGGGCAGCGAAGCCGAAACGACCGCTGTGCTGGCATCCATGAACAGCGGCGTATCCATTCTTGGCACTGCCCATGCCGGAAGCCTAGCCCAGGCGGAGCGACGTCCGCAGCTGCGTTGTTTGTTGGAGGCAGGCGTGTTCCGGTGGGCAGTGCTTCTGGGAGGATGCGGACAGGTAGTCGGCATCCAGCGACTACAGCATGATTAAGCTGTTGGGACTTCTGCTGGTGGTAGGTACCGGCGGCATGCTGGGCTTACAGAAAGCAAAGCAGCTCCAGAACCAGGCTGCATGGCTGGCAGCACTGGAAGGATTCCTTCGGAGCATGCAGACCGAGATCCGCTATCTGGCACCACCCCTGGAGCAACTGCTTTCCCAATTGTACGCACAGCCTGCATACCAATCACTGACCTTTCTGTCCGGTACAGCATCCTATCTGGGGCAGATGCCGTTCGGACAGGCATGGAGTCGGGCGGTCAGGGAAGCGTGTTCGCACCGGGAGGCAAAGCAGGTGCTGCTGCAGCTGGGGGGAGAGCTGGGGAATTCGGATATTGATGGGCAGCTTGCAGCCATTGGTCTGGCGGAGGAACGGATACATATGCTGCTGGAGAGTGCCAGACAGCAAAGCCGGGAAAAGGGAAAACTGTGTACAGCCATGGGCACGCTGCTGGGTACGCTGGCGGCGATTTTGCTGGCATAGCGGAGGGACGGAAGATGAACATAGACCTGATTTTTAAAATTGCCGGGATCGGAATCATTGTGGCAGTGCTGAATCTGGTGCTCAAGCGGGCGGAGCGGGAGGAACAGGCTATGCTTACCACCCTTGCGGGGCTGATCGTGGTGTTGATGATGATCGTCAACGAAATCGCCGCTTTGTTTGATACTATCAAAACGGTATTCGGCCTATGGTGAATACCCTGTTTGCAGTGGCGGCACTGTGCATGACCTCGGTACTGCTGTGCAAGGTGCTGGAGCGCTATGCCAGGGAACAGGCTGTGATGCTGACCATTGGCACGGCGGCTGGAGTGCTTCTTCTGTTGTTGACTATGCTGGAGCCGCTGTTGACTCAAATCCACCAGTTATTCCAGGTGGCGGGTCTGCCCGATACCTACATTGCAGTGCTGTGGAAGGCGCTTGGCATTTGTTATGTGACCCAGCTTGCCGGGGATGTGTGCCGGGATAGCCGGGAGGAGGCGCTGTGTTCCGTGGTGCATATGGCGGGGAAAATTGCATTGATGGTACAGGCACTGCCTCTGATCCGGGGGCTGATGTCCATGATTTCGGAGGTGCTGGGATGAGAAAAATACTGCTGTTGGCAGTGATGCTTGTGATATGGTTTCTGCCGGGGATTCCGGTATCGGCGGATACCCAGGAGGAGATTTTGGCGCAAAGCGGTGCGGATTCCATTGCGGTGGACGAGCAGACCGGCTCCTTTCTGGAGGATCATGCCATTTCCTTCACCGATCCCCAAAGCGTACTGACCCTTTCACCAAAGGAGCTGCTTTGTTCCATGTGGAACACATTCCGTGCCCAGCTGGCAGCACCTCTCCGGCTCTTTTTCACGTTAGGGCTTGTGGTGATTTGCAGCGCATTCACCTCCGGGTTGGGGGATACCATTTCTGACCGGGGCTTGTCCGGGGCATACGGCTTCCTGGTGGCCATGGTTGCGGTTTCCGTACTGCTGACTCCTATGGAGCAGTGCTTTTTCATGGTGTCGGATACCATGGAATCCGGCAGCCGGTTCATGCTGTCCTTTGCGCCGGTGCTGTCCTCCATTCTTGCGGCAGGAGGGGGCGTGGTGTCTGCTTCCGTGTATCAGCTTGCGGTATTCTCCCTGGCGGAACTGGCAGTACAGCTTACCTGCATGTATCTGATGCCTCTGCTGCGGATCCTGCTTGCACTGGGGATCATGGATGCGGTACATCCCGATTTTTCCTTTGGCAGCATCATCCGAGGGGTCAAACGGGTGGCACAGTGGGGGCTTGGATTGGTCATGACGTTGTTTGTGGGCTTACAAACGGTACAGGGTATGGTTTCCGCCTCCGCTGATACAGTTGCCACCAAAGCCACCAAATTCATGCTTTCCAGCTGTGTGCCGGTGGTGGGAGGTGCAGTTTCGGATGCATACACCACCTTGCGTGGCAGCGTGGGGGTTCTGCGCAGCGGTGTGGGAGGCGTTGGGATCCTTGCCCTTGGCGCCATGGTACTGCCCCCCATCCTGTTGTTGGGGCTGTATCGTCTGTCTGTACTGGCGGCAGGTACTCTGGCGGAGCTGGCAGGGGTCCGCTCTCTAAGCAAGCTGCTGCATAGTCTGGAGCAGGTGCTGTCCCTGGCGCTGGGCATGCTGTGTACGTTCGTTTTTCTGTTGCTGTTGTCCACAGCCATTGTGATAATTGCCGGCGGAACCGGCGGGTAAAGGAGGAAGTATGGAAACATGCAGACAGGCGGCGCTATGCGCCTGTGCAGTGAGTCTTGCTTACGGGATTCTCTCCCACCTGATGCCAACAGAGCGATTTGCAAAGCAGCTGCGGCTGATACTGACCCTGCTGTTGTTGATCGCATTGATCCAGCCCTTTTTGCGGCAGGATGTTTCTTTGCCTGCCCTGGCGATCCAGGAGGATTCACAGTCGGCATATACACAGCAGTATACCCAGGCACTGACCCGGCAGACAGAGGCACATCTGGCGGATGCCCTGCTGGAGCAGCTGGAGGCAGCCGGGGTAGCATGTCAAAAAGTACAGGTGGAAATACATATTGATCAGCAGGGCGGCATAGATATTAGGGAAGTCCGATTGCAGTGCGCAGACTTTCAGGCTGCCGTGACCCAACTGCACCGAACCCTTGGAGCAGATATAACGATAACAGAGGTGGACGTATGGTAGCATGGCTTGAAAGATGCAAGGCATTGTGGAAGCGAACCGGGCGAACGACCTGGATCGTGCTGATGGGAGTGGCAGGCATGCTGCTGATCTTTCTTTCCGGCATAGGCGGGGGCAAAGCAGAGGAAATATCCCAGGAGCCGATGCAGACCGGCAGTCAGCAAACAGAGGATGCCTACCGGACGGCAGCGGAACAGGAACTGACAGAACTGCTGGGACAGATCCGTGGCGTGGGCAGGGTGCATGTCATGCTGCGGATCTCCGGCAGCGAGACCCAGGTCTATGCCACAGAGCAGAAAACCGAAACGGACGGCAGCCGCACCAGCCGGGAGTCCAAGCATGTACTGATCGGCAGCGGCAATGCCCAGTCCGCATTGGTGGAGCAGATCCAGGCGCCCCGGATCATCGGGGCAGTGGTGGTTTGCGAGGGAGGTGACAGCATTCAGGTCAAGGAGCAGATCTATCAGGCGGTGTCAGTGGCGTGCAGCATCTCCACTGCGCAGATTTATGTAGCAGCCATGAAATCCTAGGATACCATACCGGATACGATTCCGGATCTAGAAAGGAGCAGTTCTTATGAAAAAACCAAACCTGATCATCGGGAAGAAGCAGATCATCCTTTCCTGTCTGACATTGATGCTGGCCATTGCAGTGTATGTGAATTATGTGCTGAGTGACCAGAGTCTGGCTGATCCCTCCGTCAGCACCAATGCGCCGGTGGTGGGACAGCAGGCAGAGGAGCAAAGCGGCAATTATGGGGACACCCAGTTTGTCAATGGCAGCAGCACCGCCGATTACTTTGCCCAGGCACGACTGGAAAAGCAGACCAGCCGGGATAATGCGGTACAGACCTTGCAGAGCATTATGGGGGGCGGCGATTTGTCCGAGGATGAAATGGTGACAAATGCTATCAACGCAGTGGAACTGTCCAAGCTGGTGGAGAGTGAGGGAAACATCGAATCCCTCATCAAGGCTCAGGGCTTTAACGAGTGTGTGGTATATCTGGACGGCACCAGCGCCAAGGTAGTTGTGCAGACCGATGGCATGGAAGCAGCCCAGGCAGCAGCCATCAAGGACATTATTTTGGGGGAGGTTTCGGTTCCCGCAGAAAATATCAGAATTTTTGAGGTAAAGTAGTTGTTTCTTCCGAACTTTTTTGGTATAATATAAATTAGGAATGTATATTCGCAGGAGAAGGCGATGCAAACCGGTTTCTCCTGCTCTATCTTTCAGTGATGGAGGTCATAAAATGGAACAGGAAACAAAAACAAACGTAGGGGATCTGCGGATCTCCGAGGCAGTGATTGTGAAAATGGCGAATTATGCAATTGCAGAGGTTGCCGGCGTGGACAGTCTTGCTGTCAGAAAGTCTGTTTTTAAGAAAAAGGCAGCTCCCATTCAGGTACATTTGATGGGGG from the Ruminococcus champanellensis 18P13 = JCM 17042 genome contains:
- a CDS encoding SpoIIIAH-like family protein, whose translation is MKKPNLIIGKKQIILSCLTLMLAIAVYVNYVLSDQSLADPSVSTNAPVVGQQAEEQSGNYGDTQFVNGSSTADYFAQARLEKQTSRDNAVQTLQSIMGGGDLSEDEMVTNAINAVELSKLVESEGNIESLIKAQGFNECVVYLDGTSAKVVVQTDGMEAAQAAAIKDIILGEVSVPAENIRIFEVK
- a CDS encoding ATPase, T2SS/T4P/T4SS family; amino-acid sequence: MQKGTGLNLGLRYVPESTAQGIRRLPEHQQAQIQEIRLRVQQLPRIYDGRTEQPLPGCEPLRQAQLQACLKTACADSLYSFQRELSQGFVTVEGGNRIGFCGNGVIRDGEVETIRYVSSLNIRIAKQVLGCGQALYEKLFAQGRQSVLLLGPPASGKTTMLRDLCRLLGSRYRVSVVDERGELAACRQGIPTHDLGAMTDVFDGYPKAQGMQIALRVMTPDYIICDELGSEAETTAVLASMNSGVSILGTAHAGSLAQAERRPQLRCLLEAGVFRWAVLLGGCGQVVGIQRLQHD
- a CDS encoding N-acetylmuramoyl-L-alanine amidase, with the protein product MPRIFLSPSTQEWNTYVNGGNEEQYMNLLADALEPYLLASGISFVRNDPDRNVLGAIRDSNAGYYDVHLALHTNAAPESLAGQLRGIDVYYSPVSYNSERLATIMANNFKSIYPLPQRSNALATTSLGEVTQTRAVAVLAEVGYHDNPEDAAWIKGNLQPIAANIAQSLADYFGIPFNEPSGIRTGIVTADGSALNLRGYPSMEGSILGSIPDGSAVQIYGAVENWYVVSYDGQLGYANGDFITLTNGESA
- the spoIIIAC gene encoding stage III sporulation protein AC; this translates as MNIDLIFKIAGIGIIVAVLNLVLKRAEREEQAMLTTLAGLIVVLMMIVNEIAALFDTIKTVFGLW
- a CDS encoding Asp23/Gls24 family envelope stress response protein, whose translation is MEQETKTNVGDLRISEAVIVKMANYAIAEVAGVDSLAVRKSVFKKKAAPIQVHLMGDVVEITAYIIVKYGCRATTVAEQVQQTVKDQVQTMTGIAVSKVNVVVAGIAFEKK
- a CDS encoding stage III sporulation protein AE — encoded protein: MRKILLLAVMLVIWFLPGIPVSADTQEEILAQSGADSIAVDEQTGSFLEDHAISFTDPQSVLTLSPKELLCSMWNTFRAQLAAPLRLFFTLGLVVICSAFTSGLGDTISDRGLSGAYGFLVAMVAVSVLLTPMEQCFFMVSDTMESGSRFMLSFAPVLSSILAAGGGVVSASVYQLAVFSLAELAVQLTCMYLMPLLRILLALGIMDAVHPDFSFGSIIRGVKRVAQWGLGLVMTLFVGLQTVQGMVSASADTVATKATKFMLSSCVPVVGGAVSDAYTTLRGSVGVLRSGVGGVGILALGAMVLPPILLLGLYRLSVLAAGTLAELAGVRSLSKLLHSLEQVLSLALGMLCTFVFLLLLSTAIVIIAGGTGG
- a CDS encoding stage III sporulation AC/AD family protein, which translates into the protein MVNTLFAVAALCMTSVLLCKVLERYAREQAVMLTIGTAAGVLLLLLTMLEPLLTQIHQLFQVAGLPDTYIAVLWKALGICYVTQLAGDVCRDSREEALCSVVHMAGKIALMVQALPLIRGLMSMISEVLG
- a CDS encoding stage III sporulation protein AB; translation: MIKLLGLLLVVGTGGMLGLQKAKQLQNQAAWLAALEGFLRSMQTEIRYLAPPLEQLLSQLYAQPAYQSLTFLSGTASYLGQMPFGQAWSRAVREACSHREAKQVLLQLGGELGNSDIDGQLAAIGLAEERIHMLLESARQQSREKGKLCTAMGTLLGTLAAILLA